The Methanobacterium formicicum genomic sequence CCAGAGATTCAACCATTCGCAAAACTACCAAGTATCCGTAATCCCGGATATCTCCCTTAACCCCGGTAACTTTAGTGTTGGTTAAAACTGCAAAATACTGCCACAGGGTTTTATCCAGGTCCTCTTTCTGTACTTCTTCTTCTACTATGGCATTGGCCTGGCGGCATATCCTGATTTTGTCCTCAGTTAATTCCCCGGCGACACGCACGGCCAGTCCTGGACCCGGGTAAGGTTGTCGGTTAACCATTTCGGTAGGTAAACCTATCTCTGCCCCCACAATCCTCACTTCATCTTTGTAGAGTTCTCTTATCGGTTCCACAAGTTCCAGTACCATTCCATGGGGCAGGGCAACATTATGATGGGACTTGATATTTCCCTGACTCTCGATCCAGTCGGGGGCTATGGTTCCCTGTACCAGGAACTTGGCACCCACCTTTTCTGCTTCCCTTTCAAAGACCCGGATGAAAACTTCCCCAATGATCTTCCTCTTTTCTTCAGGATCCTCCACTCCCTGGAGTTTACCTAAAAATTCTGAACTAGCATCGATATATTTGAGGTTTAACCGGTCATGGAAAGTATTTTGAACATAATCTGCTTCACCTTCCCTTAGCAATCCATGATCTACAAAAACGGCGGTTAAATTCTCTCCAATGGCCTTTGAAACAAGAACAGATGCTACTGAACTATCCACACCACCGGAAAGGGCGATTATTGCCTTTTCATCTTTGATAGTTTTTTTAATTTCCTCTATTGATTCTTTAATGAAAGAAGACGGATCTAACATTTTTTTCACCTTAAACTTATAAATAATGTCTCTCCTTACTAATGAAGTTCATTAAACTACAATTACAAATTCCAATAATTGCAGTCTCCCTTATATTCAGATAGTGATTATTTTCTTAGATAGTGATTATTTCCTATCTCATTTTCGTGTTTTATGTATATGTGTTCGGGATATTTAATATCATTTTGAAACTTTGAAGTTAAACAACTAAACCATGATCTTTAAAATTCAATTCATTTATTTTTTTAAAGTACGGTGGTAGGGCACGAACTGTAAAAATAATAAATCCCATATAAATTAATGCTGTAGATGGAAATTACCATCCTTAACCCGTAAAGTTCTGATATTATATGACAGTTAAAGATTGGAAGAAAGAACAGATCCTGGTGATAATTTCTGTTTTCCTTCTATTCAGCATTAACCTCCTGGTCTTCCAGTACACCGTGGATATCAGGGAACCCTGGCATGGTGAACTTTCCTCGGGCCACCACCAGTGGCTGAGCGGAAGCACCCTCAAGTTCGCCAAGAACTGGTACCGTGACGGCCCCCTTAACTTAGGATTTACCCTGCTGGAAAACCCATCATCTATAGAATTTCCGGACATCCTCAGCAGACAACCCTACGTCAACTATCTGCCGGGATGCATTATACCCCTGTATGTCATCGGTGAATTAACCTCCACCGAACCAAATGCCGCATTATTAATGGATTATAATCTTCTAAACCACTTTTTAATCGCTTTTTTCCTGTCAATTCTTATCTTCATCTTCCTAAGACAGATAAAAATTGATCCAGTGAATTCTTTCCTTTTTGCCACGGTACCCCTATTTCTGGAATTGTTACTCCCTGGACCGTTATACTGGCATCAAAATGTATTCTTTGCTGATCAAGCCGTTATTTTACCATTTGTTGCGTACATTCTACTGGAAGTAATCCAAGATAGCTATAAAGGGAGATATTCCCGATTTTTAGGAGTAACCCAGAATTTTATCCTTTTATATGGGTTTTTAACCGATTGGTTATTTGTTTTTATTATTTTAACTGTCTATATTAAGCGTATTCTAGAGGGTAAACTCTGTTTCAGCCGGGAAAACCTTACCCATTCCCTGAAGGATAACCTTAAGTTCTGGATAGTTCCCTTCATCG encodes the following:
- the guaA gene encoding glutamine-hydrolyzing GMP synthase, with the protein product MLDPSSFIKESIEEIKKTIKDEKAIIALSGGVDSSVASVLVSKAIGENLTAVFVDHGLLREGEADYVQNTFHDRLNLKYIDASSEFLGKLQGVEDPEEKRKIIGEVFIRVFEREAEKVGAKFLVQGTIAPDWIESQGNIKSHHNVALPHGMVLELVEPIRELYKDEVRIVGAEIGLPTEMVNRQPYPGPGLAVRVAGELTEDKIRICRQANAIVEEEVQKEDLDKTLWQYFAVLTNTKVTGVKGDIRDYGYLVVLRMVESLDAMTADVPELPWNMVKTISRRITAEIPEVTHVSLSVSDKPPSTIELA